The following nucleotide sequence is from Halococcus saccharolyticus DSM 5350.
AGCGAGACCGCCATGAAGCTCGCCCGAATCCGGGGATCGATCCCGGTCGCGAACATGTGGTGGGCCCAGACGCCGAACGAGAGCACCCCGATTGCCAGCGTCGAGTAGACGACGAACTTGAACCCGAAGAGCTTCCGTCCGCTGAACTTCGGGATCACGAGGCTCAGTATTCCCATCGGCGGTAGTGCGAGAATGTACACCTCGGGGTGGCCGAAGAACCAGAACAGGTGCTGCCAGAGGATCGGGCCCCCGCCCTCTCCGACCGCGAAGAACGTCGTCGCGAAGTTGCGGTCGAGCAGCAGCATGATGAGCGCGCTGCCGAGCAGCGGGAACGCGAACAGGATCAATCCGGACTGGGTCAGGATCGTCCAGCTGAAAATGTCGAGATTCGCCCAGTTGACGTCGGGCCCGCGCTCGGTGAAGATGGTGGCGATGAAGTTGATCGCTCCCATCGTCGCCGAGACCCCGGTGAGGTGGAGGCCGAGTAGCATGAAGTCGACCCCGACGTTCGCCTGCGTCCCGGCCCCGACGCCGGCCGACAGCGGGGTGTACATCGTCCACGCGGTCTGTGCCGGGACGATGTCGAGGCTCGCGATCGGGGCGGTGAAGAAGCCGGCCCAGACGAGGATCGCCCCTGGTGGAAGGAGCCAGAACGCGATGGCGTTGATCCGTGGGAACGCCATGTCGTCAGCGCCGATCAGCAGCGGAATGAAGTAGTTCCCGAACGCCGCGATCGCGGGCGTCCCGAACAGGAACAGCATCGTGATCCCGTGGCTCGTGAGCAACGAGTTGTAGAACTCAGCGCCGATGACGTCGGTGGCCGGCGCGAGGAGTTCGGCACGCATCAGCATGACCATGATACCACCGACAGAGAACGCGATGAGCGCGTACGTCCCGTACAGGATCCCGATGTCCTTGTGGTCCACAGTCGTCAACCACCGGATGATCCCCCCGGGCTTCTCCTCGTGTGCGTAGCCGGTCTCCCCACCCACGGCACCGCCACCGCCAGCCAGCGGCGTGTACGACCGCCAGTCCTCGATACGGGTGAGCCAGACCGCCACGCCCACGAGGAGCAGCCCCATCAGGACCGTCAGCGCGAGCTGGGCTTGAACCATGTCCGGATCTCGAATCCACAGCGTAAAGAACCCTTAGATTTCGGCCAGCAGTTCGGGAAGTCGAATCGCCCGACAGGAGCCTCTTCACGGGCGAATTGGGCCGAGACAGACGACGGGAGTGGAGACGTTTCGGTGGCCGGTCAAGACCGGCCGATCGATCACTTCGAGTCGGCTTCGGTGACGGCGGGTTCGAGATCGTCGTCATCCCGATCGGCCGTCGTTTCGTCGTCGGCCCTATCGGCGGTGACGCCATCAGCGAGGTCAGCACTCGCGCCCTTCGAGCCGGATTCGGCGGTGCTGGAATCGGTGGCCGCCACTTCGGTGTCGGCCTGTTCGGCCCCGGCGATCGCCCGCCCGGAGAAGTACGTGAGGAGCGCGAGCGCGACGAAGGGAACCACCAGCAGCGCCATGCTCACTGCCGTCAGAAAGAGGTTCTGTTCCCACGGCCTGACGACGAGAAACAGCACCACGAAAAACAGGATGATCCCCAGGGGGATGACGTTGACCGTGAGATCGAGGAGGGTCTCGCGGTCGAAGGTACGCTCTGACATTGGCCGCGGGTTCGACCAGCCCGATAAATAGGTTGTCGGTTCAGTACGGATCGCTCTCGACGTACCGTCCGCCGGCCCCCACGAGTGCGGCGACCAGTCCCGCGACTGCGAGCGCCACACCACGGGTGACGATCCCGCTGGGGTTGAGCAGGGTGCTCGCGAGCGCGTCGACGGAGAGGCTGTCGAGCTGGGTGAACGCGAGGATACCGCCGAGCGCCACGAGCGCGAGCCCGAGCCCCACGAGCAGGTTCCAGGGTCGCTCGGCGTAGCCCGACTCCTGGACGATCCCCGCGACCGACCCGACGAGCAACAGGAGACCGCCAACGGCGACCGGGAAGACGTTGAACAGGAGGCCGAGCTCCGAACACACGAACCCGAGGACCACGATCAGCGGCCAGGGGCTCGACATCCGGTACTGGTCGCTGATCCCGGGCTGGTCGTCCATATCCATCGTTGGGTAGCGAACGTAAGAAATCCATCGAAAGCCACCGCGACCGTCGACGATCGTGGCGACCGAGGAGGTTGGGAGGGTTTTTGGTGGTCGGTCCGCAACCCGATCGCATGGGAACAGCGGACGATACGGCGGAGGACCACGGCGGCCATCACCTCCCGGCGGACGAGGACTGGCCGCGCGGGTTCGGCGAGGCGAGCTGGTGGCCGTTCGTGAGCGCGGCGGGTGCGGCCGGACTGTACGTCGGCGCGGCCCTGTTCTTGCTGGGGCGTGGCGACGTGGAAATCGTGTCACCGATGGCCGGTCCGGCGGTGTTCATCGCCAGCACCGGACTCTTCCTCGGTGGCCTGTTCGGCTGGCTGTATCACGCCTTCATCGCCGACTTCTGGACGCGTGGCACCGACGAACACAGCGCGGACACCCTCCGATTCGCGATGGTCCTGTTCCTCGGGACCGAGATCGCCACCTTCGGCGCGGGGTTCATCTACTACTTCTTCATCCGAGTCGGCACGTGGGCACCCGGCGAGCTTCCGCATCTGCTAAGCTCGCTCGTTCTCGCCAACACCGCGATCCTCGTGGTCAGCAGCTTCACGTTCCACTTCGCCGAGGTCGCGCTCCGGAAGGGCAATCGTCGGCGCTTCCTCGGCCTGCTCTCCGCCACCGCGCTTCTCGGGATAGTCTTCATCGGCGGCCAGATCCTCGAATACTACACCTTCATCGTCGAGGAGGGCTTCACGCTCACCAGCGGGATCTTCGCGAGCGCCTTCTTCGGGCTCACGGGACTTCACGGCCTCCACGTCACGCTGGGCGCAGTCTTGATCGGGATCGTGCTCGTGCGGGCGTTCGCCGGCCAGTACTCCGCCGAACGTCACACCTCCGTGAGCACGGTTTCGATGTACTGGCACTTCGTCGACGTGGTCTGGCTCTTCCTCGTGGTGGTGCTGTACGTCGGCGCTGTGGCGAACGTCTGAGGACCGTCAGAGCGCGGTTTTGCTGACCGGAACAGTCGATCAGAGCGTCTCGGCGAGTTTCTCGACCGGATGTGGCGGCTCGGAGTCCGCTCGCTCGCCGAGTTGACTCCGGCAGGACGCACCGGGCGCGACGACCCGATCGCCATCGCTTCGGCCCACCTGATCGAAGAGCACGTCGGCGATCGCCCGACTCATCGAGAGATGTTCGGCCTCGTAGCCGAACGAACCGGCCATCCCACAGCAGCCCGAATCCAGCGGATCGATGTCGTAGCCCGCTCGTCGCAGGACGCCGACAGCGTGGTGGTCCTTCTTCGTGGCTTTCTGGTGGCAGTGACCGTGATACGTGAGTGATTCGTCGGGGGTGGCAGCGTCGAGCGCCTCGTCGAGACGGAGCCGATCGACGTACTCCATCACGCCGTAGGTGCTTCTGGCAACGACTTCGACATCGCTTTTCGTCGATCCACCGTCCGTTGCCGGCTGCTCGCCGCCCTCACCGGCCGGGACGGTGCCTGTCGGAACGCTCTCATCATCGCCTCCGAGCAAGTCCGGGTAGTCGGACTGGAACATCACCGCGTCGGAGGGTTCGACGACCACGACGTCCCACCCCCGCCGAGTCAGCGGCGCGAGCGCGGCGACGTTCTGCTCGGCGGCCGCACGTGCCTTGTCGAGAAACCCCTTCGAGAACGCGGGCCGACCGCTGTCGGCGACGCCGAGCGGCAGCCGGATGTGGACACCGGCGGCTTCGAGCACCCTGACGGCGGCTTTCCCGGCTTCCGGATGGTTGTAGTTGGTGTAGGTGTCCGGAAACAGCAGAACCTGTCGTTCGGCGTCGCTGGCCGGCACCCACGCGCCGCCGCGTGCTTCGAACCAGTCCTCGAAAGACTCGTCGTGAAAGGTCGGCAGACTGCGCTCGGCGGCGATCCCGACGGTCTTTTCCAGTACGGTGCGTGCGCCCGAGATTTCGGACGCCCAGTTCGAGAGCGGCGCGAGGCGACTCCCGAGCGCCGAGAGCCGATCGATGTTCGCAAAAACACGGTCGCGAAGGCTCACCCCGTGGCGCTGGTGGTGTTCGTGAGTGACTTCGGCTTTCATCTTGGCCATGTCGACTTCGCTCGGGCAGTCGTTCACACAGCCCTTGCAGCCGATACAGAGGTCCATCACCTCGTTCATGAACTCGACGTCGAACGCCTCGTCTTCAGCGAGATCGCCGCTCATCGCCTGCCGGAGCAGGTTCGCCCGGCCGCGCGTACTCAGAATTTCCTCCTCTGCGGCGCGATAGGTCGGACACATCGTGCCACCGGTGGTCGACTGGTGACCACGACAGCCGCCGCAGCCGTGACAAAGCTCGGCCATCCCCTCGAAGCCGTTCTCGTTGTCCCACTGGAGTACGGGATCGAACCCGGCGTCGAACTCGTAGTCGGGGTCGAACCGGAGGTTTGCGGCCAGATCAGGTGCGTCCGCACACTCCTCCCCAGTGTCGCCCGCCGCCTCATCGAGGAAGCCACAGACCTGGCCCGGGTTCAGCAGCCAATCGGGATCGAACGCACGCTTGAGGTCGCGAAACACCTCCCAGAGATGGTCGCCGTAGAGTTTCCGGTTCCACTGGGTGCGGGCCCGGCCGTCGCCGTGTTCACCCGAGACCGATCCATCAAGATCGACCACGAGATCGGTAACGGCGTCGGCGATGCGCTCCATCGTCTCGACGCCGTCGACGGTTTTGGTGTCGATCAGCGGCCGAACGTGGAGCACACCGGGACCGGCGTGGGCGTAGAAACTCGCGAACGTGTCGTTGTCGTCGAGGATCTCCTGAAAACCGGCGACGTACTCCGGAAGGCGATCGGCCGGGACGGCACAGTCCTCGATGAACGAGATGTGCTTCGCGTCGGAGGTCCGTGAGAGCAGGATCGGGAGCCCTGATTTCCGGAGCTTCCAGAACCGTGCGCGAGTGTCGGCATCGTGGGCCTCCATCGCCCCCCGGGCGTAGCGTGGCTCGTCAGTTCGTTCGGCCGCGCCATCGCTCGGCTCGGTATCCGGATCACCGTCGGGCACTCTGTCGGCGATCAGGTCGGCGACCTGTTGTCTCCCGTCGCTGTTGGAATCGGCGTAGAACTCCACGAGGAGCACCGAATCGGTCTCGTCGGGTAGCATCCCGACGACGTCGGCGAACTCGCTGGTGTCACGCGCGAGATCGAGCAGCACGTCGTCCATCACCTCGACGGCGGCCGGATCGTGTTCGAGAATGGCGGTGACGTCTGCCATCGCGTCGCCGAGCGAGTCGTAAGTCAGCAGCGCGACGGCCTTCGTCTCGGGGATCGGTTCGAGCGAAACGGTGGCCTCGGTGACGATCGCGAGAGTCCCCTCGCTGCCACAGAGCAGCCGGGCGAGGTTGACGCTACCCGACTCGCTCGCGGTTCCACCGTCTTCTCGCGGGCCCTGCCCGCTCGAACGGTCCGCGGAACTCCGTTCCGCGCTACTCGCACGTTCCGAGACGTGCTGCGTCTCGCGCGCGTCTTCGACCAGCCGATCGAGATCGTATCCCGAAACGTTTCGTTTCAGATCGGGGTAGGCGTTCTCGATCGTGTCCGTCTCTTCGTCAAGGATCCGGGCGACAGCGGCGTGAATCCGAGCTTCGAGGTCCCCTGCTGGATCGGCGCGGTCGCGGAGGTCCTCGATCGTGCACTCGCCGAACTCGGTTACGGTGCCGTCGGCGAGGACGACCTCGCACGATTCGACGTAAGCGTCGGTCTTGCCGTACACGAGCGAGTGTGCGCCCGTCGAATTGTTGCCGATCGCGCCACCGAGTGCGCTCTTGTCGCCCCACGCCGGGTCGGGTGCAAACTTCAGGCCGTGGGGTTCGAGCGCTTCGTCGATGTCGCCGAGATAGCACCCCGGCTGGGCGCGTGCGGTCCGCGCGTCGGGATCGATATCGACGAGCGAATCCATGTAGCGAGTGAAATCGAGGACGACGGCCTCGTTGACGGCCTGCCCCGCGAGACTGGTTCCGCCGCCGCGCGGAAGCACCGGGATCGACCGCTTGGCACAGTAGTCCATTACCCTTGCCACGTCGGCAGTCGAGCGGGGAAAGACGACGCCGATGGGCGTCACTTCGTAGGCACTCGCGTCGGTGGCGTAGAGCTGCCTGGTGTAGGTATCGAAGCGTGCGTCGCCCTCGATGCGTGACTGGAGATCGTCGAGGAGCTCCGGTCGCGCCACCGCCGTGCTTTGGTGGTCGTAGTTCGCGTCGTGTGCTGGCCGGTCGGCCGTCGGCGATCGGTGCGAATCGCCACTCATCGGCGGACGATCCTCCAGCGTTCGGTCCCGGCAAGAGAGATCGAATCACGGGGACGCCTCCCGAGTTCTGGCTCGATTGTCCGCGGTCGAGTCGCTCGTTGCGTGACCGGCACGACCGAGCGGACTGGACGAATGCGTTGCACGGTTACAGCAAGCGAGAGCGCAAGAATGATTCTTTGGTCGAGCAGCCGTGACGTCGGTCGGGGGCGGTGTTCGTCGTGTCGAAAAGCAGCTATGCTGGCTTCGCCGGGGCCGCACTCATCGCCGAGCTGTTGGAGGTGTTGCCGCCTGCCGAAGCGTTGCCGCCCGCGGAGGCGTTACCGCCGGCTGCCTCCTGCTGGCTGAGCCACTGCTGGTACTCGCCCTGGGGCATCACGGTCATGTTCGCGAGCATCCCGGAGTGACCCGAGCCACAGAACTCGGCGCAGTAGAGCTGGTAGGAGCCGGGTTCGGTGGGTTTGGTCTTGATGGTGTTGTACTCACCGGGGACCGCGTCCTGTTTCAGCCCGAGTTCGGGGACGTGGACCGCGTGGATCACGTCGGTCGAGGTGATATGGAAGTAGGCGTCGGTCCCGTTCGGAACGGCGAGCGTGGAGGCGTTGACACCTGCCTCGGGGTAGTGGAAGGTCCAGCCCCACTGGTAGGAGATGACCTCGACCTCGACCGCGTCACTGTCTGGCGGCGGTGCGGTCGCCCCCGACTGGTTGATCAGTACGTCCGCCTGGGCCTGCTGTTGGGCCTGTGCCTGACCGCCGCTCGCGTCGGGGACCAGCGAGACGTAGGGGTTGGCGAGGACGACGAACGACGCGAGGCCGACGAACAGTAGGATGATCGCGGTCGTGATCGTCCACGTGATCTCGAGGCGGCGATTCTCCCTGGTTGGTTGGGGATCGTCGTTGTTCCGGAACCGGATAACCGTATAGATCAGGATGACTTCGACGAGGATCGTGATCGGGATCGCCACGTACAGCAGCGAGGTGTTCAGGTTCGAGATCATCCGCTCGGTGACCGACTGCGCCATCGCCGGCTCGACAGCGACGAGAAGTAACGCGACGACGAGCGGGGCGAAGAGGCCGATACGCGTTCGCTTCATTTGGTCTGGAGTTTGCCGGTAGCGCATAAATACCTGCTGACTTTCCCGTTCGGTGGCCGAAAACGCGGGGCCTAAGTGCGACCGCGACGAAGCGATGAGTCGAGTTACACCAGCCGTGGCCACCCATACAGATTCCGTCCCGACGCGGGTGACGACGCTGCTCGCCGCCGCCGCCGTCGGCGTCTACCTCCTGATCGTGATCGGGGCGACCACGACGCTCTCACACGCAGCCACCGCGTGTACGACGTGGCCAGCCTGCGGCGTCGATCTCTCGAATCCACGCCTCGCCATCGCGTGGGGCCATCGCATCGCTGCGGCTCTCGTCGGCCTGCTCGTCCTCGGCGCGATCGTCGCTGCCTGGCGCGCGCCGGCCCCACGACGCGCGAAGACCGTTCTCGCCGTGCCGTTCGTGCTCTATCCGATCCAGATCGGGATCGGTGCGCTCGCCGCAACCACCAGCGCGACGTGGATCTCGACCGCCCACCTGCTCTGTGGCGTCGGGATCTTCACCGGTCTCGTCGTCGCGCTCGCGTGGACGCTCGAAATCGATGTTCCTGCGGCCGCACCGGACAGCGACACACAGCTCGCCGAAGCCACACCATCGGCCGCGACGACAGACGACCGGACGACGACTAAGACACCATCCGCCGATAGCCACCGTGACCCGACGGTTGCCGAGAACGACGTAGAAGCGGTATCGACGCGATCGCCGTCCCCTGTTGACAGAGGGGTGATCGAACGCGCACGAACCGTCGGGGCGGCGTACTTCCGGCTGATGAAACCCCGGCTGATGTGGCTGCTGTGTCTGGTCGCAGCCGCCGGGATGGCGCTCGCCGCCGGGCCGGGGCTCGACGCCGGCACCGTCGTCCGGGTGCTCGGCGGTGGCGTGCTCGCGATCGGCGCGAGCGGCACGTTCAACCACGTCCTCGAACGCGACATCGACCGCCGGATGCAGCGAACCGCCGATCGGCCGCTCGCGACCGACGAAGTGGGCGTCCGCAACGCGATGGCCTTCGGCTGCGTGCTCGCGGTCGCGTCGCTCGGCCTGTTCCTCACCGTGAACCTGCTCGCGGCCGCGCTCGGGCTGTGTGCCATCCTGTTTTACAGCGTGATCTACACCCTGGTTCTCAAACCCAATACTGTACAGAACACGGTACTCGGGGGTGCAGCGGGCGCGCTGCCGGCGATCATCGGCTGGGTCGGCGTAACGGGGAAGATCGGGATCCCTGGACTCGCGCTCGCGGGTGTGATCTTCCTCTGGACGCCGGCGCACTTCTACAATCTCGCGCTCGCGTACAAGGATGACTACGAGCGTGCCGACTTCCCGATGATGCCCGTGGTCCGTGGTGAGCGGGTCACGCGCCGGCACATCCTGTGGTATCTCGGTGCGACCCTCCTCGGCGCGAGCGTGCTCGCGGCGGTCGCCGAACTCGGCTGGCTCTACGCCGCGGCCACGGTCGCCTTCGGCGGTGTGTTCCTCTGGTCGGTGGTCCGACTCCACCGCGAGCGGACCGAAAACGCCGCGTTCCGGGCGTTTCACGCGTCGAACGCGTACCTCGGTGCGGTGCTCGTCGCGGTCGTGATCGACGCCATCGTGTTGTGATCTCACACCATCCATACTACCCATGAGCTACGACCGCATCGCCATCCGCGATCGCCTCGCCCGTGTCAGTCCGACCCCCGAAACTCTACTGTGGGGCGCGATTCTCGTCACCGCCGAACTTCTGGCGCTGTTGCTCTACCTCGTCCAGCCGAACGTGACGCCGACCGCGATCCGATACTACGTCTATCCGTTCATCTGGATCAACGTCGGTCTCTGGGCGCTCTTCCGGATCGATCCACCGGCAGCGAGTCGGCGGCGACGCTACGCCGCGAGTGCGCTCGCGGTCGGGTACTTCGCCGTGCTCGCGTACGCTGGCGGGCTCGTGGGCTCCGGTCTCGGCGAGATGGCGACCGGGCTCCGGATCGCCCCCCTGCCGCCGGGACAGGGCCCCGCACTGATCTATGGCGGTGAGGCGATCCGACTGGTGCTCTTCCCGTACAGGATCGTGGGCTACGTCGCGCTCGCCGCGCTCGTCTACGCCACCGTCCTCGACGTGGCGGGCTCGGCGATCGGGGGCGTTCTCGGACTGTTCTCGTGTGTGAGCTGTACGTGGCCCGTGATCGCCTCACTCGTCGGCGGCGTCGCCGGAGGCTCCTCGGCGGTCGCAAGTGCTGCACTTTCCGAATCGTACGGACTCTCGACCGTGATCTTCGTCGTCACGGTCGGACTGCTGTACTGGCGACCGTTCGGTGGCGAGTAGCGCCGCAGTAGCCACGGCAGAGGAACGAGGACGGGCAAAGCGTAAATCGCCCGCGTCCGTCGTGAGGTGCATGGCAACCGTCGAGATCGAATACTGCGTCCCGTGTGGCTTCCTCGAACGAGCCGAAGCAATCCAACACGCGCTGCTCGCCGGTCTTGGCGAGGAACTCGACCGGGTGGCGCTCGTGACCGGCGATCACGGCGTGCTCACGGTCACGGTCGACGACGAGACCGTCTTCGACAAAGCCAACGACGAATACGACGTCGACGGAATCGTCCGAGAAGTCCGCAGTCAGCTGTGACTGCCAGTCAACGGTGCGACCGATCGTCGCCGAATCGATCCCCTTAGAACGCCTCCGCCACTCGGTTTCGGTATGGAACGGGCACTCGTCGCCGAGGACGTCCGGCGTGAGTATGGCGATCGGGTCGCGCTCGACGGCGTCTCGCTGTCGGTCGACGCTGGCGAGGTGTTCGCCCTTGTCGGACCGAACGGTGCGGGCAAGACCACGCTGGTCCGCGCGCTGACCGGAACGACCGACATCGACGGCGAAGTATCGGTGTTCGGCGAGTCGCCCGCGACCGTCGCGAAGTCGCGTCTCGGCGTCCTGCCCCAAGAGTTCACTCCACCGGAACGCCTGAGCGCGCGCGAACTCGTCGCCTACTACGCCGGCCTCTACGACGATCCCCGCGATGTCGAGAACGTGCTTGCGGACGTCGGCCTCGCCGACACCGCCGACACCCACTACGAGAACCTCTCGGGCGGCCAGCGCCGGCGGACCTGCGTCGGCGCGACGCTCGTGAACGACCCCGACCTTCTCGTGCTCGACGAGCCCACGACGGGGATCGATCCCGCGGGCCGTCGTGATCTCCGGCGACTCCTCGCCGACCTCGCCGACGGCGGCACCACGGTACTGCTCACCACCCACGACATGACCGAAGCCGAGCGCCTCGCCGACCGGGTGGGGCTGCTCGCCGACGGCCGCCTCGCCGCCGTCGACTCCCCCGCAGCCCTCGTCGCCGAACACGGTGGCGAGAACCGGATCGTGGTCGATCTCGTCACCGAGCCGAGCGAGGATGTCGCGGCCACCAGTGGCGCTACGGCACCGTCGCCAGCGGCCGCAGCGGATGCGCTCGACGAGACCGGCCATCGGGTCGAACTGCGCGACACCGAACTCGTGATTCACGGGATCGCGGCCGAGGAGATCGGTTCGGTGGTCGACGATCTCGAAGACACCGGTATCGCCTACGACGGCCTCGAATGGCGACAGCCCGATCTCGAAGACGTCTATCTCGCGGTGACCGGACAAGCGGTCACCGGCGGCGGGGAACCGATCGCGGAATCGACAGACACCGATAGCGACGACACGGAAGCGGAGACACCGGCGAAGCCAAGCGCGAGCGAAGGTGAAACGGAGGTGGCCCAGTGACCGCCACCGGCCGGGTGGGAGCGGAGTTCACGGCGGCGTGGCGATCGTTCCTCCGGCGGCGGACCGCGGTGTTTTTCACGTTTTTCTTCCCCGTCCTCCTGATCTTGATCTTCGGCGTGCTCGTCCAGACCCAGCCCACGGGCGGCGGGCTGTTCACCGAACCGGCGGGCTACTACGTACCTGGCTACCTCGCGGTCGTGGTGCTGTTCACGCCGCTCTCACGGATCGGGAGCACGGTCGCGCGCCACCGCGACGGCAACCGCTTCGAGAAGCTCGCGACCACGCCGCTCTCGCGGACGGAGTGGCTGCTCGCCCGGACGCTCGTCAACGTCGTCATCATCGGGATCGCGAGCCTGCTCATCCTCGGGCTCGTGGTGCTCGTCACTGGAGCCGAGGTGGCGCTCTCACCGGCGCTGATCCCGTTCATCGGGATCGCGGTCGCGCTGTTCTGTGGGGTCGGCGCGCTGCTCGGGAGCCTCGCCGACTCTACTGATGGGACGATCGCCGCGAGCAACACGATCGCGCTGCCCCTCCTCTTTCTCTCGGAGACGTTCGTCCCGCCCGACCTGCTCCCGACCTGGTTCCAGCCGATCGTGAATCTCTCGCCGCTCACCTACTTCGCACGCGGCGTGCGCGCGGTGACGAACGAAGCCAGCGCGGCGGTGTGGGGCAGAGACCTGATCGTGCTCTGCGTGCTCGCGGTCGGCTTCGTCGCGCTCGGAGCGTACGCGCTCCCGCGGACGGACTGACTGATTCGTTCCGACGAGGCCGGGGCTTGTCATCTTCCTCCAAAATCCACCGATCGACACGGATACGACCAGTGTATACAGTAGTTTGACATGGGATCGCAAACACCAGCAGGGTAGTGAGGCTGTAGTGGGTGTAGTGGGTGAACCGAATTCGTTGCTGTACACTCTCAGCTATTTTCTCCTGTTTCCACCCACGATGATCGGAGGACTGTTGATTCCCATCGGACTGCTACGCCTGACGGGATGGATGACGACTGGCAATACTGTCGAAAACGCCATCGGTGAGCAACCCGAGTACAAATCACGGCTACACCGCTTTGCCACGTTTGCGATCGGGTTCGTCTGTATGCTTGCTTCTGGCGTCGTATGTACCGTGGTAGTGGAGGGAGTTCTGTTCGGCCCGCTTGGTTGAGTGCAGTTTCCAGAGGTGATACGGCGGCCGAGACTATCGGGGAACCCAGCTGTACACGTGATTCAAGAGGAAGTAGGTCACGACACCCAGAAAGAGACTCAGCGACCACGACGCGACCGCGATCCGACCGATCCGTGCGTGGGCGGTCTCTGTGAGTTCGGCGGGTGTGTGGGTCAGTCCGAGCACTACGGGATAGATCACGACTGGGACCGCGACTGCCGACAGCAGGATGTGGATCGCGAGCATCAGGAGGTAGATCGGCTCGATGATTCCGGCGTAGGCACCGAGGAACTGTCCCTCGCGGATCACGATCGACTTCTCGAAGCCGCCGCCGATCTTCCAGAGGTAGA
It contains:
- a CDS encoding cbb3-type cytochrome c oxidase subunit I; translated protein: MGLLLVGVAVWLTRIEDWRSYTPLAGGGGAVGGETGYAHEEKPGGIIRWLTTVDHKDIGILYGTYALIAFSVGGIMVMLMRAELLAPATDVIGAEFYNSLLTSHGITMLFLFGTPAIAAFGNYFIPLLIGADDMAFPRINAIAFWLLPPGAILVWAGFFTAPIASLDIVPAQTAWTMYTPLSAGVGAGTQANVGVDFMLLGLHLTGVSATMGAINFIATIFTERGPDVNWANLDIFSWTILTQSGLILFAFPLLGSALIMLLLDRNFATTFFAVGEGGGPILWQHLFWFFGHPEVYILALPPMGILSLVIPKFSGRKLFGFKFVVYSTLAIGVLSFGVWAHHMFATGIDPRIRASFMAVSLAIAIPSAVKTFNWITTMWGGNVRLTAPMLFCIGAVSNFIIGGVTGVFLASIPVDLVLHDTYYVVGHFHYIVMGLLGFAFFAGIYYWFPLFTGKMYQKRLAKAHFWLTAIGTNVTFFAMLFLGYLGMPRRYATYDFGLGPVNIVTVFHQLASLGALIIFVGQVIWVWNIVQSWYEAPTMEDADPWNLKESGQFTHEWQWHERRTETAIADGGEEPEEGTAMTDGGEQAEGLRTTEDE
- a CDS encoding DUF6684 family protein, which codes for MSERTFDRETLLDLTVNVIPLGIILFFVVLFLVVRPWEQNLFLTAVSMALLVVPFVALALLTYFSGRAIAGAEQADTEVAATDSSTAESGSKGASADLADGVTADRADDETTADRDDDDLEPAVTEADSK
- a CDS encoding DUF7541 family protein → MDDQPGISDQYRMSSPWPLIVVLGFVCSELGLLFNVFPVAVGGLLLLVGSVAGIVQESGYAERPWNLLVGLGLALVALGGILAFTQLDSLSVDALASTLLNPSGIVTRGVALAVAGLVAALVGAGGRYVESDPY
- a CDS encoding cytochrome c oxidase subunit 3 yields the protein MGTADDTAEDHGGHHLPADEDWPRGFGEASWWPFVSAAGAAGLYVGAALFLLGRGDVEIVSPMAGPAVFIASTGLFLGGLFGWLYHAFIADFWTRGTDEHSADTLRFAMVLFLGTEIATFGAGFIYYFFIRVGTWAPGELPHLLSSLVLANTAILVVSSFTFHFAEVALRKGNRRRFLGLLSATALLGIVFIGGQILEYYTFIVEEGFTLTSGIFASAFFGLTGLHGLHVTLGAVLIGIVLVRAFAGQYSAERHTSVSTVSMYWHFVDVVWLFLVVVLYVGAVANV
- a CDS encoding FAD-binding and (Fe-S)-binding domain-containing protein, whose product is MSGDSHRSPTADRPAHDANYDHQSTAVARPELLDDLQSRIEGDARFDTYTRQLYATDASAYEVTPIGVVFPRSTADVARVMDYCAKRSIPVLPRGGGTSLAGQAVNEAVVLDFTRYMDSLVDIDPDARTARAQPGCYLGDIDEALEPHGLKFAPDPAWGDKSALGGAIGNNSTGAHSLVYGKTDAYVESCEVVLADGTVTEFGECTIEDLRDRADPAGDLEARIHAAVARILDEETDTIENAYPDLKRNVSGYDLDRLVEDARETQHVSERASSAERSSADRSSGQGPREDGGTASESGSVNLARLLCGSEGTLAIVTEATVSLEPIPETKAVALLTYDSLGDAMADVTAILEHDPAAVEVMDDVLLDLARDTSEFADVVGMLPDETDSVLLVEFYADSNSDGRQQVADLIADRVPDGDPDTEPSDGAAERTDEPRYARGAMEAHDADTRARFWKLRKSGLPILLSRTSDAKHISFIEDCAVPADRLPEYVAGFQEILDDNDTFASFYAHAGPGVLHVRPLIDTKTVDGVETMERIADAVTDLVVDLDGSVSGEHGDGRARTQWNRKLYGDHLWEVFRDLKRAFDPDWLLNPGQVCGFLDEAAGDTGEECADAPDLAANLRFDPDYEFDAGFDPVLQWDNENGFEGMAELCHGCGGCRGHQSTTGGTMCPTYRAAEEEILSTRGRANLLRQAMSGDLAEDEAFDVEFMNEVMDLCIGCKGCVNDCPSEVDMAKMKAEVTHEHHQRHGVSLRDRVFANIDRLSALGSRLAPLSNWASEISGARTVLEKTVGIAAERSLPTFHDESFEDWFEARGGAWVPASDAERQVLLFPDTYTNYNHPEAGKAAVRVLEAAGVHIRLPLGVADSGRPAFSKGFLDKARAAAEQNVAALAPLTRRGWDVVVVEPSDAVMFQSDYPDLLGGDDESVPTGTVPAGEGGEQPATDGGSTKSDVEVVARSTYGVMEYVDRLRLDEALDAATPDESLTYHGHCHQKATKKDHHAVGVLRRAGYDIDPLDSGCCGMAGSFGYEAEHLSMSRAIADVLFDQVGRSDGDRVVAPGASCRSQLGERADSEPPHPVEKLAETL
- the coxB gene encoding cytochrome c oxidase subunit II yields the protein MKRTRIGLFAPLVVALLLVAVEPAMAQSVTERMISNLNTSLLYVAIPITILVEVILIYTVIRFRNNDDPQPTRENRRLEITWTITTAIILLFVGLASFVVLANPYVSLVPDASGGQAQAQQQAQADVLINQSGATAPPPDSDAVEVEVISYQWGWTFHYPEAGVNASTLAVPNGTDAYFHITSTDVIHAVHVPELGLKQDAVPGEYNTIKTKPTEPGSYQLYCAEFCGSGHSGMLANMTVMPQGEYQQWLSQQEAAGGNASAGGNASAGGNTSNSSAMSAAPAKPA